One Clostridium estertheticum DNA segment encodes these proteins:
- a CDS encoding ABC transporter ATP-binding protein encodes MNSLKVIDLCKTYIINKIQNNVLRNVNFQINEGEMVAIMGPSGSGKSTLLYVASGMDNLTAGKVDYFGKEISTLTANEMSDLRLDEMGFIFQQMHMLKNLSIYDNIILPAYQSKKGKDKKEINNRARELMHKLGISEIAENDTNEVSGGELQRACICRSLINFPKMIFADEPTGALNQQNSKEVMKELNKINQEGTTIMLVTHDIKVAAKCDIIMYIEDGAIKGEINLGKFTLENNFKDRERMVNNWLMEMGW; translated from the coding sequence ATGAATTCATTAAAAGTTATAGATTTATGTAAAACTTATATTATAAATAAAATACAAAATAATGTTTTAAGAAATGTAAACTTTCAAATTAATGAGGGTGAAATGGTTGCTATTATGGGACCTAGTGGTTCAGGTAAATCAACTCTTCTTTATGTAGCTAGCGGAATGGATAATTTAACTGCAGGAAAGGTAGATTACTTTGGAAAGGAAATTAGTACTCTTACTGCAAATGAAATGAGTGATTTAAGACTTGATGAAATGGGATTTATTTTTCAACAAATGCATATGTTAAAAAATCTTTCAATATATGATAATATTATACTACCAGCATATCAGTCAAAAAAAGGTAAAGATAAAAAAGAAATCAATAACAGAGCAAGAGAGTTAATGCATAAGCTTGGAATAAGTGAAATAGCAGAAAATGATACAAATGAAGTTTCGGGGGGGGAACTTCAAAGAGCGTGTATTTGTAGAAGCTTAATTAACTTTCCAAAGATGATTTTTGCTGATGAGCCTACAGGTGCTTTAAATCAACAAAATTCTAAGGAAGTTATGAAGGAACTTAATAAAATTAATCAGGAAGGAACAACTATTATGCTTGTTACCCATGATATAAAGGTCGCAGCTAAGTGTGATATAATAATGTATATTGAAGATGGAGCAATAAAAGGTGAAATTAATTTAGGAAAATTTACTCTGGAAAATAATTTTAAGGATAGAGAAAGGATGGTCAATAATTGGCTAATGGAGATGGGATGGTAG
- a CDS encoding response regulator transcription factor has protein sequence MVDLLLVEDNLELADLICTFLKKDGFSIINADSGEKALEFLEKDVAKIVLLDIMLSGIDGFTVCSSIRKNHNTPIIIMSAKVDKEDKINGFTLGADDYIEKPVDVDILSAKVSALMKRNYELKAKRTIINSGAISINKAANEVYLDGKLLNMTSKEFELLLLLVENPSKTLRKDYIFNKIWGAESFSEDQTLTVHVKMLRDKIEDNPKKPKRIVTLWGVGYKYEEI, from the coding sequence ATGGTAGACTTGCTTCTAGTTGAAGATAATTTAGAACTTGCGGATTTAATTTGTACTTTTTTAAAAAAGGATGGCTTTAGCATTATAAATGCGGATAGTGGAGAGAAAGCATTAGAATTTCTTGAAAAGGATGTTGCTAAGATTGTGCTTTTAGATATAATGCTTTCTGGTATAGATGGTTTTACAGTGTGCTCTAGCATCAGAAAAAATCATAATACACCAATTATAATAATGAGTGCAAAGGTTGATAAAGAGGACAAGATTAATGGTTTTACACTTGGTGCAGATGATTATATTGAAAAGCCAGTAGACGTTGATATTTTAAGTGCAAAGGTTTCAGCATTAATGAAAAGAAACTATGAGCTTAAAGCAAAACGCACGATTATAAATTCAGGTGCTATTTCAATTAATAAAGCAGCAAATGAAGTGTATCTTGATGGAAAACTGTTAAACATGACCTCAAAGGAGTTTGAATTATTACTTTTACTTGTAGAAAATCCCAGTAAAACCTTAAGAAAAGATTATATATTTAATAAAATTTGGGGAGCGGAAAGTTTTAGTGAAGATCAAACACTAACTGTTCATGTAAAGATGCTTAGGGATAAGATTGAAGATAATCCTAAAAAGCCAAAAAGGATTGTAACTCTGTGGGGAGTAGGCTATAAATATGAAGAAATTTGA
- a CDS encoding sensor histidine kinase: MKKFDKIIAIVIGVYLVSLLGTLVLIQGINSKSSSEYKVEINKIYLGLVEGVSFTEPDLTSYKFMKSVSFLPELAQTSKDDIDRFYKSANGVEYEVKPWYDGDKLLGYLRFNYVVWNSANSILLKVEFILFIFGAIIISVLLYVRNSILKPFNILSEMPYELSKGNLKEELKENKNRYFGKFVWGINVLRENLDHHKIKEFKLEKEKKLLLLSISHDIKTPLNTIKLYAKAIEEGVYDTNERKVLAAKQIQEKSLEIENFVKEIIKTSSEDVLEFEVKNSEFYLKELIDKVIVTYKEKCILKMIDFIVEDYSNKLVKGDLDRAFEVIGNIIENAFKYGDEKEIKISFYEEDYCQLIKIFNSGEIISQNEFNHIFDSFYRASNATDKQGNGLGLYICKYIMGKMDGEIFAECEKEGMSFTLVLR, encoded by the coding sequence ATGAAGAAATTTGATAAAATAATTGCTATTGTAATTGGTGTTTATTTAGTAAGTTTACTTGGAACACTTGTCTTAATTCAAGGAATAAATAGCAAGTCAAGTAGTGAATATAAAGTAGAAATAAACAAAATATATTTGGGCTTAGTAGAGGGTGTATCCTTTACTGAGCCTGATTTAACTTCTTATAAATTTATGAAATCAGTGTCATTTTTACCTGAGCTTGCACAGACAAGCAAAGATGATATTGATAGATTTTATAAAAGTGCGAATGGAGTAGAATACGAAGTTAAACCTTGGTATGATGGAGATAAGTTATTAGGTTATTTAAGATTTAATTATGTAGTTTGGAATTCAGCTAATAGTATTTTATTAAAAGTAGAATTTATATTATTTATCTTTGGCGCAATAATAATTTCAGTTCTATTGTATGTTAGGAATTCAATTCTTAAGCCTTTTAATATTCTAAGTGAAATGCCTTACGAATTATCAAAAGGTAACCTTAAGGAAGAGCTTAAAGAAAATAAAAATAGATATTTTGGTAAGTTTGTTTGGGGAATTAATGTACTTAGAGAAAATTTAGATCATCATAAAATAAAAGAGTTTAAGCTTGAAAAGGAAAAGAAACTTTTACTACTTTCAATTTCACATGATATAAAAACACCGCTAAACACAATAAAGCTTTATGCGAAGGCTATAGAAGAAGGGGTTTATGATACTAATGAAAGAAAGGTATTAGCAGCAAAGCAAATACAAGAAAAATCATTAGAAATAGAAAACTTCGTAAAAGAAATAATAAAAACCTCAAGTGAAGATGTTCTTGAATTTGAAGTTAAAAATAGTGAATTTTATTTAAAGGAATTAATAGATAAAGTAATTGTAACCTATAAAGAAAAATGTATTTTGAAAATGATAGATTTTATTGTTGAAGACTACAGTAATAAATTAGTTAAGGGCGATTTAGATAGAGCATTTGAAGTTATAGGAAATATCATAGAAAATGCCTTTAAGTACGGTGATGAGAAGGAAATAAAAATATCTTTTTATGAAGAAGATTATTGCCAGCTTATTAAAATATTCAATAGTGGAGAAATAATAAGTCAAAACGAATTCAATCATATTTTTGATAGCTTCTATAGGGCTAGCAATGCAACAGATAAACAAGGAAATGGTTTAGGGCTTTACATCTGCAAATATATAATGGGAAAGATGGATGGAGAAATTTTTGCAGAGTGTGAAAAGGAAGGCATGAGCTTTACATTAGTATTAAGATAG